The sequence below is a genomic window from Prosthecobacter dejongeii.
TGCCGATGAGTGCGAACAAGAACGACAGTGGAATGGCAAGCGCCACGATAAGGGCCGCACGCCAGTTGCCTAACAAAAAGAGCAATACACCAATGACGAGAATAGCCCCTTCAAACAAGTTGTGCTTCACCGTATCAATCGTGCGGTCCACCACCTCGCTGCGCGCATACTGAATTCGCAACTCTAGCCCTGAAGGCAGTTTCTTTTGCAATTCGGCTAGTTTTTCTTCCACCCGCTTGCTGATGATGCGGCTGTTTTCCCCCACCAGCATCATCACCGTCCCCAGCACAGCTTCTTCCCCGTTCTCGACTGCACAGCCAGTGCGCACATTGCTACCGATGCTCACCTCTGCGAGGTCTTTTACGCGGATGGGTTCCACCCCCGCTGCAAACTTCACAGGCAGGTTGGCAATGTCATCGGCGCTGGCCACCTTCGTCACGCCGCGGATGAGCATGCGGTCTGTGCCACGCTCGATCACACCGCCGCCGGCATTGTCCACATTCTGACCGATGATGACTGCCAACTCACTGAAGGTTAGACCTGCCTGTGCCAGCGATTCAGGCTTTGGCAGCACCACCAACTGTCTTTCATAACCGCCACTGCTGTTGATCTCCGCCACGCCCGGTACCGTACGGAGGAAAGGCTTCACGATGTAGTCATGAGCTTCCCTTAACTCCATGAGCTGGCGCTCTCTGGGTTGCTTACGAGCCGGGGCCTCCTTTTGAAAATCCAGGGTGTAGTAAAGGATCTCACCTAAGCCAGTGCTGATGGGCGACATCTGCGGACTGAGACCCGGCGGTAATTCCACCTGCACGAGACGCTCACTGACGAGCTGCCGTGCCCGGAAGATATCTGTGCCATCGCGAAAAACCAGCGTGACCTGCGAAAGTCCTGACTTTGTGAGCGAGCGAAACTCTTCCACCCCTTGGATACCGGCGAGTGCCAGCTCCAAAGGATACGTCACGAGTTTTTCCGTCTCCTCGGGAGCCAGTCCAGGCACCGCCGTATTCACCTGGACTTGAGTGTTGGTGATGTCTGGCACGGCATCCACGGGCAGATGCAGCGCGGAAAAGATCCCGGCAGCCAAGAGCAGCAAGGCCCCCATGATGACGAGAAAGCGATTTTTAAGTGAGAATTCGAGAATGGAAGTGATCATAATTCCAGGGATGGAGAGGAGGTTCTCACGGCTCAGTTGAACTGAGAGGAACCAGGCAAGGGACTTTGAAAGGTGCGGTGCAGTGCGGATTTCGTCTCATGACGCAACTGCTCACAGATGCGGTGAATCTGCACCGCCACCGCACTGCGCGTGCGGCCTTGCGCCTTGGCGATGGCTTTACTGGTCTGTTTCTGGAAGTAATAGAGCCGCAGTAATTTGCGGTGACGCTGAGGCAAGGCCGCTAGGGAAGCTGCCAGCACTTTCATCTGCTCCACAGGCTCCGCCGCAGGGACATTCATCAACTGGAGATGCTGCCCGAACTCCTGCTCCTTTTGCATCCGTTCTCTCTCTTCCCGAAGCCGCTGCACAGCCAGTTGCCACGCCACGGAATGAAGCCAACTCAGAAAGGACTCTCCCTGCGGAGGCTGCACGCCAGTGCGCAAGATTTTTAGCAAGGTATCATGCGCGACCTCTTCCGCTAACGGATGGGGCAGGCGCTGGGCTAACCATGCACAAAGTGAGGGAACACTGCGTGGGTACAGCAAGGTCGCTGCCTCCATATCCCCCGCCACGGCCCGCGAGAGTAGCAAAAGGCAGCTCTGCTGAGGATCACCTGTGAAATCGTCAAAATTTTTCATGATCTTTGGTTAGGTCAAAATCATCCTTCTTTGGCCACACGGGGAGACTCGCTTTTCTGTGCTAGAGGCGCTCCGGTCAGCCGCTCCACCTCCATGCGGTGCTTCCAGGCATTGCGTCGTCCTTCGATCAGGGCGTCCATGGCATCCAGGTAACCACGCTGCATCTCGACATAAGTCGCAGCAGGTACAGCGCCGAGGCGAAAGTGCCGGTCCGCCTCAATGGCAGCTTCTTGGAATTGTTTTTCGCTTTCAGGCCGCCAATGATCCAGCGCTGCCAACTCCGCCAGATACGCGGAGCGAGCTATGGCGAGATCTCTCTCCAGGTCCCTGAGCGTGGCCAGCAAAAGAGCCTCCGCCTGAAGCGTGCGCGCCTGTTCCGTGGCGACGTTTCCTTTGTTCTTATTCCAGAGGGGCAGGGGAATGGAAAAAGCAAATCCCCCTTCGATCTGTGTGCCCCCCGCATGCTGGCCCGCCATGTAAGGACCAAAGCTGATGTTCCCCCAGCGTTCCGACTTC
It includes:
- a CDS encoding RNA polymerase sigma factor; the encoded protein is MKNFDDFTGDPQQSCLLLLSRAVAGDMEAATLLYPRSVPSLCAWLAQRLPHPLAEEVAHDTLLKILRTGVQPPQGESFLSWLHSVAWQLAVQRLREERERMQKEQEFGQHLQLMNVPAAEPVEQMKVLAASLAALPQRHRKLLRLYYFQKQTSKAIAKAQGRTRSAVAVQIHRICEQLRHETKSALHRTFQSPLPGSSQFN